From Candidatus Eremiobacteraceae bacterium, one genomic window encodes:
- a CDS encoding FAD-binding domain-containing protein produces MAVNLYWFRRDLRISDNPALAAARAAAPATYATYALADLDALNERQRAYVSSCLKQMRAGLAKRDATLTLVGGDAAAGLVSLARRVGATAVYCARGYAREERAQETAVAAALANAGIELHIGRADCVHEPEIVAERKQAPGDGYRVFPAYYETWKSLTVSQPAQESAPTGRDPEPGALPEFVASFGSAGPGEEWALDRLKHFVTASAGDYRTNAEFPGRGGTSRMAASLRFGCIGPRQIFHAVAERMARSWTLAEERMSMEAFLRRLALRDFYIQLSYFEPSLHELELQEKMRGFSAESDAGMVARWVAGKTGYPLVDAALRQLHAEGHVHERAAICAASFLCFDLGADWRIGRDLWMKEILEADEALCNGNWQRIAGAGTDQASYPRIYNPEKQARYFDAQAVYIRRYVPELAKLPTSAALAPWTIDRERQVELGFFTGEKYTQPIVEHDATARAFLTRYQVYRSRP; encoded by the coding sequence ATGGCCGTCAATCTCTATTGGTTTCGCCGCGATCTGCGCATAAGCGACAATCCGGCGCTCGCGGCAGCGCGTGCCGCCGCGCCTGCGACGTACGCGACCTACGCGCTCGCCGACCTCGATGCGCTTAACGAGCGTCAGCGCGCCTATGTATCCTCGTGCTTGAAGCAGATGCGCGCGGGACTTGCCAAGCGCGATGCGACGCTCACGCTCGTCGGCGGCGACGCGGCCGCCGGCTTGGTTTCGCTTGCGCGCCGGGTTGGTGCGACGGCGGTGTACTGCGCGCGCGGCTATGCGCGCGAGGAACGCGCGCAGGAGACGGCCGTCGCCGCCGCGCTTGCGAACGCCGGCATCGAACTGCACATCGGACGCGCGGATTGCGTGCACGAGCCGGAGATTGTGGCGGAGCGCAAACAGGCGCCGGGCGACGGTTATCGCGTTTTCCCGGCGTACTACGAGACTTGGAAGTCGCTGACCGTCTCGCAGCCCGCCCAGGAGTCCGCACCGACCGGCCGTGATCCCGAGCCGGGAGCGCTGCCGGAATTCGTTGCGTCCTTCGGGTCCGCCGGTCCGGGCGAAGAGTGGGCGCTCGATCGCTTGAAGCATTTCGTCACGGCGTCGGCCGGCGACTATCGCACGAACGCGGAGTTCCCGGGCCGCGGCGGTACGTCGCGGATGGCTGCATCGTTGCGGTTCGGGTGCATCGGTCCCCGCCAGATCTTTCACGCGGTCGCCGAACGCATGGCGCGCTCGTGGACGTTGGCAGAAGAGCGGATGTCGATGGAAGCGTTCCTGCGACGTCTGGCGCTGCGCGATTTCTACATCCAACTTTCTTACTTCGAGCCGTCGCTCCATGAACTCGAGCTGCAGGAGAAGATGCGCGGTTTTTCGGCCGAGTCCGACGCCGGGATGGTGGCGCGATGGGTGGCCGGCAAAACCGGCTACCCCTTGGTCGACGCAGCACTCCGCCAACTTCATGCCGAAGGACACGTGCACGAGCGTGCGGCGATCTGCGCAGCGTCGTTCTTGTGCTTCGATCTCGGCGCGGACTGGCGCATCGGCCGCGATCTTTGGATGAAGGAGATTCTCGAGGCGGACGAAGCGTTATGCAACGGCAACTGGCAACGCATCGCCGGTGCGGGCACCGATCAGGCGTCATATCCGCGTATCTACAATCCGGAGAAACAGGCGCGCTATTTCGACGCGCAGGCGGTGTATATCCGGCGCTATGTGCCCGAGCTGGCGAAATTGCCGACGTCGGCGGCGCTGGCGCCTTGGACTATCGATAGGGAGCGGCAGGTCGAGCTCGGCTTTTTCACCGGCGAAAAGTACACCCAGCCGATCGTCGAGCACGACGCCACGGCGCGCGCGTTTCTCACGCGATATCAGGTCTACCGCTCGCGCCCTTGA